A stretch of Clostridium formicaceticum DNA encodes these proteins:
- a CDS encoding recombinase family protein — MTATVQVIKANKTFVNRKLGQTLEQIRVAPYCRVSTDSEDQAKSYKSQIKYYSDLVKEKKEWVLVDIYADEAITGTRDDKRSDFLRMIEDCKKGLIDMIITKSIARFARNTVDTLRYVRMLKEMGIAVYFEEENINTLTMDGELLLTILASVAQQAVENTSADVKKGLKMKMKRGELVGFNSCLGYDYDKEAQTISINETEAIAVRYIYGRYLEGAGAFTIARELNDLKYKTKNGSTKWHDSSVRKILKNEKYKGDLLQGKTFTIDPITKRRLENFGEEDKFYCEDHHQAIISREDWDEVQRIMQVRGEARKTIKGTVRQKLSRQYAFSSKLECAFCGTNFSRRSWNANTPHQKTTWQCVTSTKKGKKYCEHSKGIPETVVEGAFMKSFALLVRDKSKILDEFLERVEQSFNDNSSEKKVKQIEKRIDVLKKKISKLTDLYLEEAIEKKEYQTKYTELNKELDELVETYEDLNSRMVDEIQMKKRIRKLKNMLEADEIVTEFDRQVFENLIEKVVVGEIDENGSINPYKLTFIYRTGLKDKINPPYDGSKKRKKKSSDVVCSDQANDVKTICSDQGHDTCGNCR, encoded by the coding sequence TTGACTGCAACGGTTCAAGTAATTAAGGCTAATAAAACTTTTGTAAACAGAAAATTAGGGCAGACATTAGAGCAAATAAGGGTTGCACCGTATTGCAGAGTGTCCACTGATTCCGAGGATCAGGCCAAATCTTATAAAAGCCAGATTAAATATTATAGCGATTTGGTGAAAGAAAAAAAAGAATGGGTTTTAGTAGATATTTATGCCGATGAAGCAATAACTGGGACACGTGATGACAAACGGTCTGATTTCCTTAGAATGATAGAAGATTGCAAAAAGGGCCTTATTGATATGATTATTACAAAGTCAATTGCTCGTTTTGCCAGAAATACTGTAGATACTCTACGATACGTACGTATGCTAAAGGAGATGGGAATAGCTGTTTACTTTGAAGAAGAAAATATCAATACATTAACCATGGATGGAGAACTGCTCCTTACTATTTTGGCTTCCGTAGCTCAACAGGCGGTTGAAAATACATCTGCCGATGTGAAGAAGGGTTTGAAAATGAAGATGAAGCGTGGAGAACTGGTGGGCTTTAATAGCTGCCTTGGTTACGATTATGATAAAGAAGCACAAACAATTTCCATTAATGAGACTGAAGCCATAGCTGTTCGATACATATATGGAAGATATTTGGAGGGAGCTGGAGCTTTTACTATCGCAAGAGAATTGAACGACTTAAAGTATAAAACGAAAAATGGCTCTACTAAATGGCATGATTCTAGTGTTAGAAAAATTTTAAAAAATGAGAAGTATAAAGGTGATCTTCTTCAAGGAAAAACATTTACGATTGACCCTATTACAAAACGCAGATTAGAGAATTTTGGTGAAGAAGATAAGTTCTATTGTGAAGATCATCATCAGGCAATTATCAGTAGAGAGGATTGGGATGAAGTTCAGAGAATCATGCAAGTACGGGGAGAAGCTAGAAAAACTATAAAAGGTACTGTTAGACAAAAACTAAGTCGGCAGTATGCTTTCAGTAGCAAATTAGAATGTGCTTTTTGCGGCACAAACTTTTCTCGAAGAAGCTGGAACGCAAACACCCCACATCAAAAAACAACCTGGCAATGTGTTACTAGCACCAAAAAGGGGAAAAAATATTGTGAACATTCTAAAGGAATACCTGAAACAGTTGTTGAGGGGGCGTTCATGAAATCCTTTGCGTTGCTAGTGCGTGATAAGAGTAAAATACTTGATGAATTTTTAGAAAGAGTTGAGCAATCTTTCAATGACAATAGTTCTGAAAAGAAAGTAAAACAGATCGAGAAAAGGATAGATGTACTTAAAAAGAAGATATCAAAACTAACTGATCTGTACCTTGAAGAAGCAATAGAAAAAAAAGAATACCAAACGAAGTACACAGAGTTAAATAAGGAGTTAGATGAATTAGTCGAAACATATGAGGATTTGAATTCCAGAATGGTTGATGAAATTCAAATGAAAAAACGTATACGTAAACTGAAAAATATGCTTGAAGCAGATGAAATTGTTACCGAATTTGATCGGCAAGTTTTTGAAAATCTTATTGAAAAAGTTGTTGTAGGGGAGATCGACGAGAATGGTTCAATTAACCCTTATAAGCTTACTTTTATCTACCGAACAGGACTTAAAGATAAAATTAACCCTCCATATGATGGAAGTAAAAAAAGGAAGAAGAAATCGTCTGATGTTGTATGTTCCGATCAAGCGAACGACGTAAAAACTATATGTTCCGATCAAGGACACGACACATGTGGAAACTGTCGCTAA